From Panicum hallii strain FIL2 chromosome 2, PHallii_v3.1, whole genome shotgun sequence, a single genomic window includes:
- the LOC112880095 gene encoding uncharacterized protein LOC112880095 produces the protein MEMFGELKTSIESQVKMQMFGELKTIFESQGLSFPDLPGSTMSEERRDSFACTAAGASQSRGTERAIVPTSVEPDTIDGLARPTRCSLLVQLVGDSSRLEVGNGLVYPGMSQLEGVQVRADCAVVKIDYLHEFAKNIKLDVPPDDMTTTLRDAVARRVQWRRAGIHIDPADADSVPTTEPQPQSPAVPQTFSEPWPQLSDTWEALPDPHPPVPTQPQITPPAPVPTEPATAPKKPSKANPVRKKQSRPRRSGRSQRVRKRWSR, from the exons ATGGAGATGTTTGGAGAGCTAAAGACCAGTATCGAGTCTCAGGTGAAGATGCAGATGTTTGGAGAGCTAAAGACCATCTTCGAGTCTCAGGGATTGTCATTCCCTGATTTGCCGGGGAGTACGATgagtgaagagagaagggacagcttcgcttgtactgcagcgggtgcttctcagagTAGAGGGACAGAGAGGGCAATTGTGCCTACATCAGTGGAGCCGGATACGATAGATGGCTTGGCTCGTCCGACCCGATGCAGTCTTCTCGTGCAGCTGGTCGGAGATTCATCTCGATTGGAGGTCGGGAACGGGCTTGTGTATCCCGGTATGtcccagcttgaaggtgtccag gtcagggctgattgtgctgtggtcaagattgactacctgcatgagtttgctaagaatatcaagctggatgtgccaccagatgacatgaccaccactttgcgggatgcagttgcgagaagggttcagtggcggagagctggtattcatattgatccagcagatgcagattcAGTACCGACCACTGAACCTCAACCACAGAGTCCTGCAGTGCCACAGACGTTTTCTGAGCCATGGCCACAGCTGTCGGATACATGGGAAGCGTTACCGGATCCGCATCCTCCTGTCCCTACTCAGCCTCAGATTACCCCCCCTGCACCTGTTCCGACAGAGCCAGCTACCGctcccaagaagccaagcaaggctaatcctgtgaggaagaagcagagtaggCCGCGACGAAGCGGGAGATCTCAGAGGGTAAGAAAAAGGTGGAGCAGATAA